The following proteins come from a genomic window of Pseudomonas sp. Z8(2022):
- a CDS encoding collagen-like protein, with the protein MRNLALLLCLCAGTALAGTQVQVPSNTLMRLPVASSSLQLDRLEVADQATLMIPATVTELRIGELLMGREARIGVAPSEQPLRLEIADADIGAGAWISAKGAAGTYTRPATPGREISLKLHKLTFESLTLDVRGGQGTPGYAGLDGAHGQPGGCTWGQASAGYDGQDGTDGQDGAAGGKVTLEVPHYVEVERLQVLLDGGAGGAAGSAGRPGRGGAAKGCLLYGVEGAPDGKPGQPGREGTAGRSGAMQVLRF; encoded by the coding sequence ATGCGTAATCTCGCTCTGCTGCTTTGTCTGTGTGCCGGTACCGCGCTGGCCGGTACCCAGGTGCAGGTGCCTTCCAATACCCTGATGCGTCTGCCCGTTGCCAGCAGCAGCCTGCAGCTCGATCGCCTGGAAGTGGCGGATCAGGCAACCCTGATGATTCCCGCCACGGTCACGGAGTTACGTATCGGCGAGCTGCTGATGGGGCGTGAGGCCCGTATCGGTGTAGCGCCGAGCGAGCAGCCGCTGCGTCTGGAAATCGCCGACGCCGATATCGGTGCCGGTGCCTGGATCAGCGCCAAGGGCGCCGCCGGTACCTATACCCGGCCAGCGACGCCGGGGCGTGAGATCAGCCTCAAGCTGCACAAGCTGACGTTCGAGTCGTTGACGCTGGACGTGCGAGGTGGTCAGGGTACACCGGGCTACGCCGGCCTTGATGGTGCGCATGGTCAGCCGGGCGGTTGCACTTGGGGCCAGGCCAGCGCGGGCTACGACGGGCAGGATGGCACCGATGGCCAGGATGGGGCTGCCGGCGGCAAGGTAACGCTGGAAGTGCCGCATTATGTCGAGGTCGAACGCTTGCAGGTGCTGCTCGATGGCGGCGCTGGCGGCGCAGCCGGTTCGGCGGGTCGGCCCGGTCGTGGCGGCGCAGCCAAGGGCTGTCTGCTTTACGGCGTAGAGGGTGCCCCGGACGGCAAACCTGGCCAGCCTGGACGTGAGGGGACCGCGGGGCGCAGTGGCGCCATGCAGGTGTTGCGCTTCTAG
- a CDS encoding DUF1145 domain-containing protein — translation MKALLIMGKALALVFWLVFGAALAKRLGAPFEQLVYVLAAFLSLLHGVQLWLFSSVLSGRASPWLDRVQVLLFGIFHLYPLKVVQQPDSAAAASVGEAAHA, via the coding sequence ATGAAAGCATTGTTGATCATGGGCAAGGCGTTGGCCTTGGTCTTCTGGCTGGTGTTCGGCGCGGCGCTGGCCAAACGCCTGGGGGCGCCATTCGAGCAGCTTGTCTACGTGCTCGCAGCCTTCCTTTCGCTACTGCATGGCGTGCAGTTGTGGCTGTTCTCCAGCGTTCTGTCTGGTCGCGCCAGTCCCTGGCTGGACCGTGTGCAGGTATTGCTGTTCGGCATTTTTCACCTGTATCCGCTGAAGGTCGTGCAACAGCCTGATAGTGCGGCTGCAGCGTCCGTCGGGGAGGCTGCACATGCGTAA
- a CDS encoding OmpA family protein — protein MRIQLLPFLLVSSVLSGCATTSSTGDAPLNQGNWPLCSAIGALAGGGLGAIESSTWAAGGAVAGALLGTIICYAQDGDEDGDGVFDRRDRCPGTPAGTSVGHNGCPLPQYPASVATEPVMETPVQNEVIVLSDLGNVLFAFDSADLTADAQRLLADVSTRLTGASLVAVKVVGHTDSVGSDAYNQGLSERRARSVADFLVAQGVPADKLSTEGRGESQPVADNGSDAGRAQNRRVELHVSR, from the coding sequence ATGAGAATCCAGCTTCTACCCTTTCTCCTGGTCAGCAGTGTTCTCTCGGGTTGTGCCACGACTTCCAGTACGGGAGACGCGCCGCTCAACCAGGGGAACTGGCCCCTGTGCAGTGCGATTGGAGCCTTGGCCGGTGGCGGCCTCGGTGCAATCGAGAGTTCTACCTGGGCGGCAGGCGGCGCGGTCGCCGGCGCTCTGTTGGGCACCATCATCTGCTATGCGCAGGACGGCGACGAGGATGGCGACGGAGTGTTCGACCGTCGTGACCGCTGCCCCGGCACGCCTGCCGGGACCTCGGTCGGTCATAACGGCTGTCCGTTACCGCAGTACCCCGCCAGCGTCGCGACCGAGCCGGTTATGGAGACGCCGGTGCAGAATGAGGTCATCGTCCTGAGCGATCTCGGCAACGTATTGTTCGCCTTCGATTCTGCTGATCTGACAGCCGATGCGCAGCGCCTGCTTGCCGATGTCAGTACGCGTCTGACCGGTGCCAGCCTGGTCGCGGTGAAGGTGGTCGGGCATACCGACAGCGTTGGCTCTGATGCCTACAACCAGGGGCTGTCCGAGCGCCGTGCACGCAGTGTTGCCGACTTTCTGGTTGCCCAGGGCGTACCTGCCGACAAGCTCAGCACCGAAGGGCGGGGTGAGAGTCAACCCGTGGCGGACAATGGCAGCGACGCCGGACGCGCTCAGAATCGCCGTGTGGAGTTGCACGTTTCCCGTTGA